The following are from one region of the Rosistilla carotiformis genome:
- a CDS encoding class I SAM-dependent methyltransferase: protein MEIDVAPAEDEKTQQAAPSHSGSKVKAERAQLYKQLAPAYEVLFPLVIRNHIRSSIQSLDIPQGSKVLEVGIGTGVSMPVYPKHAQITGIDLSEPMLEVAQKRIQREGWDHFDLRAMNAEQLDFPDESFDFVTAFHVVTVVSKPQKMMAEITRVLKPGGRLLIINHFRSRRKWIASMVDRADSVTRHLGWRTNLECQSIIENLPLEVEHRYKSSPFSLFTIVKAKRC from the coding sequence ATGGAAATCGACGTCGCCCCGGCGGAAGACGAAAAAACTCAGCAGGCTGCCCCATCGCACTCCGGTTCGAAAGTGAAGGCTGAACGGGCGCAGTTGTACAAGCAACTGGCCCCCGCCTACGAAGTCCTGTTCCCGTTGGTGATCCGCAACCACATCCGCAGCAGCATTCAATCGCTGGACATTCCCCAGGGATCGAAGGTTCTCGAAGTCGGAATCGGCACCGGAGTCTCGATGCCGGTCTATCCCAAGCACGCCCAAATCACGGGGATCGACCTCTCCGAACCGATGTTGGAAGTCGCTCAAAAACGGATCCAACGCGAGGGATGGGATCATTTTGACCTGCGGGCGATGAACGCCGAACAGCTCGATTTCCCCGACGAAAGCTTCGACTTCGTGACCGCCTTTCACGTCGTGACTGTCGTCTCGAAGCCGCAAAAGATGATGGCGGAGATCACGCGCGTCCTCAAACCGGGCGGGCGTCTGCTGATCATCAACCACTTCCGCAGCCGCCGAAAGTGGATCGCCAGCATGGTCGATCGCGCCGACAGCGTCACCCGGCACCTCGGCTGGCGAACCAATCTCGAATGCCAATCGATCATCGAGAATCTGCCGTTGGAAGTCGAGCATCGCTACAAATCGTCTCCCTTCTCGCTCTTCACGATCGTCAAGGCGAAACGCTGCTAG
- the pssA gene encoding CDP-diacylglycerol--serine O-phosphatidyltransferase, with the protein MRRGTWFAVSLPIELETHNGQSSDRDLPTILHFPSGNIKYMSYRAARKRRRPRMSLSFLPTMLTLGNGACGMASIAMAYNAELNWSTENKLFAAGCLIFAGMLFDAFDGWAARATKQTSEFGAQLDSLCDAITFGVAPAVLVWQYSNVLPLRVIYPIGVLFSLCTILRLARFNVETPSDDAEDHAYFEGLPSPAAAGTIATFAIATPELSGMQTSIADPRAQELAATVLASCQYLLPALAVLLAYLMVSRFRYEHFVPKWLGGHWSPFQIGLALFAIMTVVVVKELALPLMFCYYAFESPIRNWMRLPESARASG; encoded by the coding sequence GTGCGAAGAGGAACATGGTTTGCGGTCTCACTTCCTATTGAGTTGGAAACTCACAACGGGCAGTCCAGCGACCGCGACCTGCCAACGATCCTTCACTTCCCTAGCGGAAATATCAAATACATGAGTTATCGAGCCGCCCGCAAACGACGACGCCCACGCATGAGCCTCAGCTTCCTGCCGACGATGCTGACCCTGGGCAACGGGGCCTGTGGCATGGCCAGTATCGCCATGGCTTATAATGCCGAACTGAACTGGTCGACCGAAAACAAACTGTTTGCCGCCGGTTGCTTGATCTTCGCCGGAATGCTGTTCGACGCGTTCGACGGCTGGGCAGCCCGAGCGACCAAGCAGACCAGCGAATTTGGCGCGCAATTAGATAGCCTTTGCGATGCGATCACTTTTGGCGTCGCCCCCGCAGTCCTGGTCTGGCAATACTCCAACGTCCTGCCGCTGCGCGTGATCTACCCGATCGGCGTCCTCTTTTCGCTCTGCACGATCCTGCGACTGGCCCGGTTTAACGTCGAAACGCCAAGCGACGACGCCGAAGACCACGCCTATTTCGAGGGGCTGCCAAGCCCTGCCGCAGCCGGCACGATCGCCACCTTTGCGATCGCCACCCCCGAACTCTCGGGCATGCAAACGTCCATCGCCGACCCGCGGGCTCAAGAATTGGCCGCCACCGTCTTGGCCAGCTGCCAATACCTTTTGCCGGCTCTCGCGGTACTATTAGCCTACCTGATGGTGTCGCGGTTCCGTTACGAGCATTTTGTCCCCAAATGGCTCGGCGGACACTGGTCTCCATTCCAGATCGGCCTGGCTCTTTTTGCTATTATGACAGTCGTGGTCGTGAAGGAATTGGCTCTGCCGCTGATGTTCTGCTACTACGCCTTTGAATCCCCGATCCGGAATTGGATGCGTCTGCCTGAATCGGCACGCGCAAGCGGTTAG